Proteins from a genomic interval of Gemmatimonadaceae bacterium:
- a CDS encoding ADOP family duplicated permease, whose product MPRVIDVLRLRIRALVFRRRADNELDRELQSHIERQIEEHVAAGMTADEARRAALSTFGGVQSVREEARDARGVAIVENLMRDLRRTLRALFREPMLVIAATLSIALGAAGNIAVFSLVRAIVFAPPGVRDPSTLINIQVSHGSHVSFERWRDIAASGALAGVAGYSIEKQINWMNGDAAVSIVPLVVTVNFFDVTGTPLALGRGFSEAEARAELDPRVAVVSHEFWRRELRADTSALGRTLMLNGESYVVIGVLPPRMRSVVGFGIAPGIYVPLNRALAPELAEPDAPVVQLLGRLRSGQSLAEGRAGLDAVDRRLERLRGDTLYGGVQEFAPVGSLATGKSVAIVGAFFALLGLVSLFVLLIACANVAGLLIARGTRRRQEIAIRLAIGGSRARVVQQLLIEGFWLALIGTVAGLALSLACMRAINSATLPIPMPIALHLSLDGPILLGALGVVVLTMLVSALLPALQATRLALVPALKRDEPFLRARRFSARGILLVCQVTVSTVLLVTAFLFVRNLSSARLTSIGFDVEHTLVSQLGFTQARSPDSRFDLLDAAVARVRSLPGVVSAAYADGIPLTLRAGSTNGTSARIGNNANPEHIEFARNYAGPGYFATMGIRLIGGREFDATDTPTSVNAGIINETFARRYFRAVNPLGQRVHFLDKTEFQVVGVVSDSKYRTLGESQRAAIYLALRQHPKDLDVAFVVARTTGAPATLVSTTRRALGDLDHSVAVTVEPMSSALQFALLPSRIGAALLGTLGLLGLVLAAFGLYAIVSYNVSRRISEIAIRSALGASRGALLRLVVRDASLQVGLGLALGLGIAALVTAPLSAFLIAGLSATDPASFGGTAIVFLAVSALASLLPARQATRISPVVAMRLE is encoded by the coding sequence ATGCCGCGCGTGATCGACGTCCTCCGCCTTCGCATCCGCGCGCTCGTGTTTCGCCGCCGAGCCGACAACGAGCTCGATCGCGAGCTGCAATCGCACATCGAGCGGCAGATCGAAGAGCATGTCGCCGCCGGCATGACCGCCGATGAAGCGCGACGCGCGGCATTGAGCACCTTCGGCGGCGTCCAGTCCGTTCGCGAAGAGGCGCGCGATGCACGCGGCGTGGCCATCGTCGAAAATCTGATGCGCGACCTTCGCCGCACGCTGCGCGCACTCTTCCGCGAACCCATGCTCGTTATCGCCGCGACGTTGTCTATCGCGCTCGGCGCCGCCGGCAACATCGCGGTCTTCAGCCTTGTCCGCGCGATCGTCTTCGCGCCACCCGGCGTCCGTGACCCTTCGACGCTCATCAACATCCAGGTAAGCCATGGCAGTCACGTCAGCTTTGAGCGCTGGCGCGACATCGCCGCGAGCGGGGCGCTGGCCGGCGTCGCGGGCTATTCGATCGAGAAACAGATCAATTGGATGAACGGCGATGCCGCCGTGTCGATCGTACCGCTGGTCGTCACCGTGAACTTCTTCGACGTCACCGGAACGCCGCTCGCCTTGGGCCGAGGATTTTCAGAAGCTGAGGCGCGCGCCGAGCTCGATCCGCGCGTCGCGGTGGTGAGCCATGAGTTCTGGCGGCGCGAGCTTCGCGCGGACACCTCGGCGCTTGGCCGCACGCTGATGCTCAACGGTGAGTCGTACGTCGTCATCGGCGTGTTGCCGCCGCGAATGCGAAGTGTCGTCGGTTTCGGCATCGCGCCGGGGATATACGTACCGCTGAATCGCGCGCTCGCGCCCGAGCTCGCCGAACCCGACGCGCCTGTCGTACAGCTGCTCGGACGCCTGCGGTCGGGACAGTCCCTCGCCGAGGGACGCGCGGGGCTGGATGCGGTCGATCGACGACTCGAGCGACTCCGCGGCGACACACTCTACGGTGGCGTGCAGGAGTTCGCGCCCGTCGGTTCGCTGGCCACGGGCAAGTCGGTGGCGATCGTCGGCGCATTCTTCGCGCTGCTCGGTCTCGTATCGCTGTTCGTACTGCTCATCGCGTGCGCGAACGTCGCGGGGCTGTTGATCGCGCGCGGCACGCGACGGCGGCAGGAAATCGCTATTCGTCTTGCCATTGGCGGAAGCCGGGCGCGCGTCGTTCAGCAACTTCTCATTGAAGGATTCTGGCTGGCGCTGATCGGAACCGTCGCGGGCCTGGCGCTGAGTCTCGCTTGTATGCGCGCGATCAACAGTGCGACGCTGCCTATCCCGATGCCGATCGCGTTGCACTTGTCGCTCGACGGCCCGATCCTGTTGGGCGCGCTCGGCGTCGTCGTGTTGACGATGTTGGTATCCGCGCTTCTCCCGGCGTTGCAGGCGACCCGCCTTGCCCTCGTGCCCGCGCTCAAGCGTGATGAACCATTCCTGAGAGCTCGGCGATTCTCCGCTCGCGGAATACTGCTCGTGTGTCAGGTGACGGTGTCGACCGTGCTTCTGGTCACGGCTTTTCTCTTCGTGAGAAATCTCTCGAGCGCCCGGCTCACCAGCATCGGGTTCGACGTCGAGCACACGCTCGTGTCGCAGCTGGGATTCACGCAGGCGCGCTCGCCCGACAGTCGCTTCGATCTGCTCGATGCCGCGGTCGCGCGAGTGCGTTCGCTCCCCGGCGTCGTGAGCGCGGCATACGCCGACGGCATTCCGCTCACGCTCCGTGCCGGCTCGACGAACGGCACCTCAGCGCGGATCGGCAACAACGCCAATCCCGAGCACATCGAGTTCGCGCGCAACTACGCGGGCCCCGGCTATTTCGCGACGATGGGCATTCGTCTCATCGGCGGCCGTGAGTTCGACGCGACGGACACGCCCACGAGCGTGAACGCCGGCATCATCAATGAAACGTTCGCCCGCCGCTACTTTCGCGCGGTGAATCCGCTCGGCCAGCGTGTGCATTTCCTGGACAAGACCGAATTTCAGGTCGTCGGCGTCGTCAGTGACAGCAAATACCGCACGCTCGGAGAGTCTCAGCGCGCCGCGATCTATCTGGCGTTGCGCCAACATCCAAAGGACCTCGACGTCGCGTTCGTCGTCGCGCGTACCACCGGCGCCCCTGCGACGCTCGTCTCGACGACGCGTCGCGCGCTCGGCGACCTCGATCACTCGGTTGCCGTGACGGTCGAACCAATGTCGTCCGCCCTTCAATTCGCTCTGTTGCCGAGTCGAATCGGCGCCGCGCTGCTTGGCACGTTGGGCTTGCTCGGGTTGGTGCTCGCGGCGTTCGGACTCTACGCGATCGTCTCGTACAATGTGAGCCGCCGCATCTCGGAGATTGCGATTCGTTCCGCGCTGGGCGCGTCGCGTGGCGCGCTGTTGCGTCTCGTCGTGCGCGACGCGTCACTGCAGGTTGGACTCGGACTCGCGCTGGGACTTGGCATCGCGGCGCTCGTGACCGCGCCGCTGAGCGCCTTTCTCATCGCCGGATTGAGCGCCACCGATCCCGCCAGCTTCGGCGGGACGGCGATCGTGTTTCTCGCCGTGAGCGCGCTCGCGAGCCTGCTGCCGGCGCGTCAGGCGACGCGCATCAGCCCCGTAGTGGCGATGCGGTTGGAGTAG